A window of the Bdellovibrio svalbardensis genome harbors these coding sequences:
- a CDS encoding cupredoxin domain-containing protein encodes MSSVNSKIVKICTKIALVILTSAATAQAFEVDFSRRQVEFDKVSNEDRLPASIREDQSASILTKVFDSVEPTQDIVIMNTDKGFVPDTVRLKKGNNYRVHIVNVNGKEKNVSFVLDAFSEHHNTVFGEQKVFNVTPKTDGIFSYQCPETAVQGKFIIYSDANAASGRKPASN; translated from the coding sequence GTGAGTTCTGTGAATTCCAAGATCGTAAAGATTTGCACTAAGATTGCTTTAGTAATTCTGACATCAGCAGCGACGGCTCAAGCGTTTGAAGTGGACTTCTCTCGCCGCCAGGTTGAATTTGATAAAGTCAGCAATGAAGATCGTCTCCCAGCAAGCATCCGTGAAGATCAATCAGCTTCGATTCTCACTAAAGTTTTCGACTCTGTAGAGCCGACTCAAGATATCGTGATCATGAACACCGACAAGGGTTTTGTTCCTGATACCGTTCGCCTGAAAAAGGGGAACAACTATCGTGTGCACATCGTGAATGTGAATGGCAAAGAGAAGAATGTCAGCTTCGTGCTGGATGCCTTTTCGGAACATCACAACACTGTTTTCGGAGAACAAAAAGTTTTCAACGTAACTCCAAAAACGGATGGTATTTTCTCGTATCAATGCCCGGAAACGGCAGTGCAGGGAAAGTTCATTATCTACTCTGATGCCAATGCGGCCTCAGGAAGAAAACCAGCTTCAAATTAG
- a CDS encoding helix-turn-helix domain-containing protein, giving the protein MTENMSGNTHESSTEIYSLEWNKESVRALRLRLGWSKSDMARRLKCSLTDVEAFEEGQGSMQAQIKGELEIMYRQCQECSDEVKYTPASELALDKNALEQIEFSRVKADLE; this is encoded by the coding sequence ATGACTGAGAACATGTCCGGGAACACACACGAAAGCAGCACAGAGATCTACTCTCTTGAGTGGAACAAAGAAAGCGTTCGTGCCCTCCGCCTTCGTTTGGGCTGGAGTAAATCCGATATGGCCCGCCGGTTGAAATGCTCTTTGACAGATGTCGAAGCTTTCGAAGAGGGGCAAGGTTCTATGCAAGCTCAAATCAAGGGTGAATTGGAAATCATGTACCGCCAATGCCAAGAGTGCTCGGACGAGGTAAAATACACTCCGGCCTCAGAACTTGCCCTGGACAAAAACGCCCTTGAGCAAATTGAATTTTCACGCGTCAAAGCGGATCTAGAATAA
- a CDS encoding HEPN domain-containing protein — protein MSVSQAKSLILKAQDNIETAKNNLGDDKQHDIAGYNLAQACELFLKSLLEMRELEYPHDEDGHDLDTLMSILEEEGMAEISSHADIIELTPYNNASAHIRPDERLNLKEYLSQTEDLKKLVGDQLKLF, from the coding sequence GTGAGCGTTTCCCAAGCTAAATCTCTAATCCTTAAGGCTCAGGACAATATCGAAACTGCTAAAAACAATCTTGGCGATGACAAACAACACGATATTGCTGGCTACAACCTGGCTCAAGCCTGTGAACTTTTCTTGAAGTCCTTGTTGGAAATGCGCGAACTTGAATATCCGCACGATGAAGACGGACATGATCTTGACACCTTGATGTCAATTCTTGAAGAAGAAGGCATGGCTGAAATCTCCTCTCATGCAGATATTATTGAGCTGACTCCTTACAATAATGCGAGCGCACACATCAGACCGGATGAGCGCTTGAATTTGAAAGAGTATCTTTCACAAACCGAAGACCTTAAAAAATTGGTCGGCGATCAACTTAAACTTTTCTAA
- the eno gene encoding phosphopyruvate hydratase, producing the protein MSEIISLVSREILDSRGNPTVEVEVTTAEGNIGRAAVPSGASTGAHEAYELRDGDAKRFLGKGVYKAVDNVREKIAPELLGLQVTEQVYIDKILRELDGSENKANLGANAILGVSLAVAKAAAADSNLPLYRYVGGSQACRLPVPLMNVLNGGAHANNGLDVQEFMIVPTVNNSYAESLRAGAEIFHTLKKILGKKGFSTAVGDEGGFAPKLGSNQEALDLVMNAIVDAGYDPGQNVFLALDVASTELFKDGKYTWENSKIAPSELLGIYKNWAERYPLISIEDGFSEDDWDSWVAATAQMGSTMQLVGDDLFVTNPKRIRQGLEKKAANALLVKVNQIGTLTETFEAVNLAQRYKYKTVMSHRSGETEDVTIADLSVALNCHQIKTGSLCRGERTAKYNQLLRIEEDLGGMGVYWDKAAFR; encoded by the coding sequence ATGTCTGAAATTATCAGCCTCGTATCCCGTGAAATCTTGGACAGCCGTGGAAATCCAACAGTGGAAGTTGAAGTGACAACTGCTGAGGGAAATATCGGTCGCGCCGCAGTTCCATCTGGTGCCTCTACAGGTGCCCATGAAGCCTATGAGCTTCGTGATGGCGACGCAAAACGATTCTTGGGTAAAGGTGTTTACAAAGCTGTTGATAACGTTCGTGAAAAAATTGCGCCTGAACTTTTGGGTTTGCAAGTCACAGAACAAGTTTACATCGATAAAATTCTTCGCGAACTGGATGGCTCAGAAAACAAAGCCAACTTGGGCGCCAATGCGATCTTGGGTGTTTCTTTGGCAGTTGCGAAAGCCGCAGCCGCTGACAGCAATTTGCCGTTGTATCGTTACGTAGGTGGCTCTCAAGCTTGCCGCTTGCCAGTTCCATTGATGAACGTGCTTAACGGTGGCGCACACGCCAACAATGGTTTGGACGTTCAAGAGTTCATGATCGTACCAACGGTGAACAACTCTTACGCGGAATCACTTCGTGCGGGTGCCGAGATCTTCCACACTCTTAAAAAAATCTTGGGCAAAAAAGGTTTCTCGACGGCAGTAGGTGACGAAGGTGGTTTCGCTCCGAAATTGGGTTCAAATCAAGAAGCACTTGATTTGGTCATGAATGCGATCGTTGATGCTGGATACGATCCAGGTCAAAATGTCTTCTTGGCTTTGGACGTTGCTTCTACCGAGCTTTTCAAAGATGGCAAATACACTTGGGAAAACAGCAAAATCGCTCCTTCTGAACTTCTTGGCATCTACAAAAACTGGGCGGAAAGATATCCACTTATTTCTATCGAAGATGGTTTCTCTGAAGATGACTGGGATTCATGGGTGGCAGCAACGGCGCAAATGGGTTCAACAATGCAATTGGTGGGCGATGATTTGTTCGTGACAAATCCAAAACGCATCCGCCAAGGTCTTGAGAAAAAAGCAGCCAATGCCTTGTTAGTGAAAGTAAACCAAATCGGTACTTTGACAGAAACGTTCGAAGCGGTGAATTTGGCACAAAGATACAAATACAAAACTGTGATGTCTCATCGCTCTGGCGAAACTGAAGACGTAACGATCGCAGATTTGTCAGTTGCTTTGAACTGTCATCAAATCAAAACGGGAAGTCTGTGCCGTGGTGAAAGAACCGCGAAGTACAACCAACTTCTTCGCATCGAAGAAGATCTAGGCGGTATGGGCGTTTACTGGGATAAAGCAGCTTTTAGATAA
- the polA gene encoding DNA polymerase I produces MKKLYLIDVSSMFFRAFYAVRPLTSPSGLPVNAIYGFLSMITKLMKEEKPEYMVFCYDRKEPSFRKEMYQDYKAHRTEMPEDLGKQIPYIKQLADILGIPALEVPNYEADDIIGTLTKYGRRQGMEVVIVSGDKDFAQLIEDHVVIYDTMKDVRYDAKLAFEKWGVRPDQFIDFLSIIGDTSDNIPGVRGIGEKGAIKLLEQYQHIEEIYEKIDQVEPKGIREKLIASKENCLISKKLVTITTDIPVDHNMEVYKLRDWKKDELRAFLREMNFKTFEKNLLGADGEVTPAAAGANWYASTSTAAPAKSNAGKVKEAESSSTPLTAPLAEIAQYSNQEYPEQKMSTRELTEVLAENQSLWGFSDSRGFFVGTEKEVIAISDHENLGILTDTFKIRWNGFDLKEFWHKIGAKTPIASWDSMLGAYVLKAGDSTDFAKMYQKFMGEALPDMATPSQLYNAHLHFAKTIDKQLKEIHGDKVYHELELPLARVLLTMENYGIRIDTELLKKESEDLGLEIQELEKKVHAEAGETFNVGSPKQLGVILFEKLGLPTGKKTKTGYSTDTDVLESLDHPIAKLVLKWRELSKLKSTYVDALPALISPKDDRLHTSFNQAMTTTGRLSSTNPNLQNIPVRTERGQRVRKAFIAHPRMKLLSVDYSQIELRILAHISEDPNLCKAFAEDLDIHAATAAEIFGLSLKDVTSEHRRAAKAVNFGIAYGQGAFGLAENLGIPRGEAKDIIDRYFTRFKNVRDYIDNTIKLAHEQGYVETLFGRRRYIDELQSKNVMLKKFGERAAINAPIQGTASDLVKKAMIEVFEKVPVRMLLQVHDELIFEDTEDNLNKHIPELVRIMESVATLKVPLKVNYAVGNNWDEAH; encoded by the coding sequence ATGAAAAAGCTATATCTCATCGACGTCAGCTCGATGTTCTTTCGTGCGTTTTACGCCGTTCGCCCTCTGACATCTCCATCGGGTCTTCCCGTGAATGCGATCTATGGTTTTCTTAGCATGATCACCAAGCTGATGAAGGAAGAAAAGCCTGAATACATGGTGTTTTGCTACGACCGTAAAGAGCCTTCATTCAGAAAAGAAATGTACCAGGATTATAAGGCCCATCGCACGGAAATGCCGGAAGATCTGGGGAAGCAAATTCCTTACATCAAACAGCTCGCGGACATTTTGGGCATTCCCGCTCTGGAAGTTCCAAACTATGAAGCCGATGATATTATCGGAACTTTGACCAAGTATGGCCGTCGCCAGGGTATGGAAGTCGTCATTGTCAGCGGTGATAAAGACTTTGCACAGCTTATCGAAGATCATGTGGTGATCTACGACACCATGAAAGACGTTCGCTATGACGCCAAGCTGGCTTTTGAAAAATGGGGAGTGCGTCCCGACCAGTTTATCGATTTCTTATCAATCATCGGCGACACCTCGGATAATATTCCGGGAGTCCGAGGCATCGGTGAAAAAGGCGCGATCAAGCTTCTTGAGCAGTATCAGCACATCGAAGAGATTTACGAAAAAATCGATCAAGTGGAGCCCAAGGGCATCCGTGAAAAACTAATCGCCTCAAAAGAGAATTGTCTGATTTCCAAAAAGTTGGTGACCATCACGACGGATATCCCTGTCGATCACAACATGGAAGTCTATAAACTTCGCGACTGGAAAAAAGATGAATTGCGCGCGTTCCTTCGTGAAATGAACTTTAAAACCTTCGAGAAAAATCTTTTGGGAGCAGATGGTGAAGTGACACCAGCGGCCGCCGGTGCAAATTGGTATGCCTCGACCTCCACGGCGGCTCCGGCTAAATCAAATGCGGGCAAGGTAAAAGAAGCTGAATCAAGCAGCACCCCGCTGACAGCCCCCTTGGCAGAGATCGCTCAATATTCAAATCAGGAATATCCAGAGCAAAAAATGTCGACTCGTGAGCTGACGGAGGTTCTGGCAGAGAATCAATCTTTGTGGGGCTTCTCTGATTCGCGCGGGTTTTTTGTGGGAACAGAAAAAGAAGTGATCGCCATTTCGGATCATGAAAATTTAGGGATCCTGACGGACACCTTCAAGATCCGATGGAATGGTTTTGATTTGAAAGAGTTCTGGCACAAGATCGGCGCGAAAACTCCCATTGCCTCTTGGGATTCGATGCTTGGCGCCTATGTCTTGAAGGCGGGGGATTCGACGGATTTTGCAAAAATGTATCAAAAGTTTATGGGTGAAGCCTTGCCGGACATGGCAACTCCCTCTCAGCTATACAATGCACACCTGCACTTCGCAAAAACCATCGACAAGCAACTTAAAGAGATCCACGGCGATAAGGTTTATCATGAACTTGAATTGCCTCTGGCGCGTGTTCTTTTGACGATGGAAAACTACGGGATTCGCATTGATACGGAGTTGTTGAAAAAAGAAAGCGAAGATCTGGGCTTGGAAATTCAAGAGCTCGAGAAGAAAGTTCACGCAGAAGCGGGTGAGACTTTCAACGTTGGAAGTCCGAAGCAGCTCGGTGTGATTCTATTTGAAAAGTTGGGCCTGCCTACCGGTAAAAAAACCAAAACAGGTTATTCCACTGATACGGACGTTTTAGAAAGCTTGGACCATCCGATCGCAAAGCTGGTTTTAAAATGGCGCGAGCTTTCGAAGTTGAAGTCGACTTATGTGGACGCTCTTCCGGCTTTGATCAGCCCGAAGGATGATCGCTTACACACGAGCTTTAACCAGGCCATGACAACGACGGGTCGTCTTTCCAGCACCAATCCGAACTTGCAGAATATTCCAGTCCGCACGGAGCGTGGGCAAAGAGTCCGAAAGGCTTTCATCGCACATCCGCGCATGAAGCTGCTTTCCGTCGACTACTCGCAAATTGAGCTAAGAATTTTGGCGCATATTTCGGAAGATCCTAATTTGTGTAAGGCCTTCGCTGAGGATCTCGACATCCATGCGGCGACTGCGGCAGAGATATTTGGTTTGTCTTTGAAAGACGTTACGTCAGAGCACCGTCGTGCCGCAAAGGCGGTGAACTTCGGTATTGCTTACGGGCAGGGTGCCTTCGGTTTGGCAGAAAACTTGGGGATCCCAAGGGGCGAAGCCAAAGATATCATCGATCGTTATTTCACCAGATTTAAAAACGTTCGTGATTATATCGACAACACGATCAAGCTGGCGCATGAACAGGGCTATGTTGAAACCTTGTTTGGACGTCGCCGCTATATCGATGAACTTCAGTCGAAGAATGTGATGCTTAAAAAATTCGGCGAACGTGCCGCGATCAATGCTCCGATCCAAGGAACAGCGAGTGATTTGGTAAAGAAAGCGATGATCGAAGTTTTTGAAAAGGTTCCAGTTCGCATGCTTTTACAAGTGCATGATGAATTGATCTTTGAAGACACCGAAGACAACTTGAATAAGCACATTCCCGAATTAGTCAGGATCATGGAGTCCGTTGCGACTTTGAAGGTTCCGCTAAAAGTGAATTACGCTGTTGGGAACAATTGGGACGAAGCGCACTAG
- a CDS encoding CpaF family protein, producing MSDQSNVFKQTIMQNLGPVAKYLEDPGVSEILINGPKEVFVERKGKLERVAETFPGEDDLRAAVNSIAQSVGRRIDDENPRLDARLPDGSRIAAVIPPCSRKGTTLSIRKFTNTKISFTDYIKFGTISEDGARFMDICMFLGKNVIVSGGTGSGKTTLLSLLCSRIPKGQRVLVIEDSSELQIDYDHLVMFETRMADAMGKGEVTIKDLVKSALRLRPDRIIVGEVRSGEALELLNAMNTGHKGCMGTVHANTPEDAIVRLEALAQGGDGKVSEKALRQQVSSAIDIIVQISRYGDGSRRIGAISEVRGFLPDGSYDVVPIFELSRLVRRPDGTLEGKLEATGNIPTFMEEIIDNKLPFPKSKFSKPQAA from the coding sequence ATGTCGGATCAATCGAACGTTTTTAAACAGACCATTATGCAAAATTTGGGTCCTGTGGCGAAATATCTCGAGGACCCGGGCGTTTCTGAAATTCTCATCAACGGTCCCAAAGAAGTTTTCGTTGAAAGAAAAGGTAAGCTCGAAAGAGTCGCTGAAACTTTTCCAGGAGAAGACGACTTGCGTGCCGCGGTCAATTCCATTGCCCAAAGTGTGGGTCGTCGTATCGACGATGAAAATCCCCGTTTGGATGCGCGTTTGCCGGATGGCTCCCGTATCGCAGCGGTCATTCCTCCTTGCTCACGCAAGGGAACGACTCTGAGCATTCGTAAATTCACTAATACAAAAATCAGTTTCACTGATTATATTAAATTTGGAACGATCTCTGAAGACGGAGCCCGCTTCATGGACATCTGTATGTTCTTGGGTAAGAACGTGATCGTGAGTGGTGGTACCGGTTCTGGTAAAACCACTTTGTTGTCATTGCTCTGTTCAAGAATTCCCAAAGGCCAACGCGTTCTTGTGATCGAAGACTCTTCAGAGTTGCAAATTGATTATGATCACTTGGTGATGTTTGAAACTCGCATGGCCGATGCGATGGGAAAAGGTGAAGTCACGATTAAGGATCTTGTTAAGAGTGCACTTCGTCTGCGCCCGGATCGCATCATCGTCGGGGAGGTTCGCTCTGGCGAGGCCCTCGAACTTCTCAACGCGATGAATACTGGTCATAAAGGCTGTATGGGTACAGTGCATGCGAACACTCCCGAAGACGCGATCGTTCGTTTGGAAGCATTAGCTCAAGGCGGCGATGGCAAAGTCAGTGAAAAAGCTTTGCGCCAGCAGGTCTCATCCGCAATCGATATCATTGTGCAAATTTCCCGCTACGGTGACGGTTCGCGCCGCATTGGCGCCATCAGTGAAGTCCGTGGTTTCTTGCCAGATGGCAGTTACGATGTCGTTCCAATATTCGAGCTCAGTCGTTTGGTGCGCCGTCCCGATGGAACCCTCGAAGGAAAGTTGGAAGCCACAGGCAACATTCCAACCTTCATGGAAGAAATCATCGACAACAAGCTCCCATTCCCAAAATCTAAATTCAGTAAACCCCAAGCCGCTTAA
- a CDS encoding cytochrome produces MFLQGDLQIMFDALFTVGAIDPVLKLDWSEVTKEMMANPQILSDAFQTINGCRNDKDLLVQKLHMMDQRSVNYIAMEVAREFCEFQDRKDLH; encoded by the coding sequence ATGTTTCTACAAGGCGACCTACAAATCATGTTCGATGCGCTTTTCACTGTTGGGGCAATTGACCCAGTTCTGAAACTTGACTGGAGCGAAGTAACGAAAGAGATGATGGCGAACCCACAAATCTTGAGTGACGCTTTCCAAACCATCAACGGTTGCCGTAACGACAAAGATCTTCTTGTTCAGAAACTTCACATGATGGATCAAAGATCCGTGAATTATATCGCGATGGAGGTTGCTCGTGAGTTCTGTGAATTCCAAGATCGTAAAGATTTGCACTAA
- a CDS encoding septum formation initiator family protein yields the protein MSYTQFALGLRRFLNHPGKVAVLCLMVFGVSIVLNGNLWRLWGLHRDYAHIQDEINQTRAGIGDLQGQLKQAKDPAFIERQARDKLDLAGEHDLVFVFPEQ from the coding sequence ATGTCATACACTCAGTTTGCCTTAGGCCTTCGCAGATTTCTTAATCATCCAGGAAAAGTTGCCGTTCTCTGCCTTATGGTATTCGGTGTTTCAATCGTCCTTAATGGCAATCTCTGGAGACTTTGGGGTCTTCATCGGGATTATGCTCACATTCAAGATGAAATCAATCAGACCCGCGCTGGCATTGGCGACCTTCAAGGGCAACTTAAACAAGCCAAAGATCCAGCCTTTATTGAGCGCCAAGCTCGCGATAAATTAGATCTGGCCGGCGAGCACGACCTAGTTTTTGTTTTTCCAGAACAATAG
- the sfsA gene encoding DNA/RNA nuclease SfsA has protein sequence MKFSNKLQEGIFLKRYKRFFADIEFQGQTLTAHLPNTGSLKSANNPGQPCLFSASDNPERKLKWTLEMIKSPEGAWVGVNTSTPNTVVRETLQHVVGKGKEVVGTFADWAQFDEVKPEYKISAETRLDFMIKKKSSEKMHFIEVKNVTLGENGVAKFPDAVTERGQKHLRELMALMEQGHTAEIVFTIQRNDCGTFSPADDIDPEYGKLLREAFHKGLTVSPIVVELSPMEASLSEQKLPLKF, from the coding sequence ATGAAGTTTTCTAATAAGCTGCAAGAGGGCATTTTCTTGAAACGATACAAGCGCTTCTTTGCGGATATCGAGTTTCAGGGGCAAACTTTGACAGCTCATCTTCCCAACACGGGCAGCTTGAAAAGTGCTAACAACCCCGGTCAGCCGTGTTTGTTTTCGGCGAGTGACAATCCGGAAAGAAAATTGAAATGGACTTTGGAGATGATCAAGTCACCTGAAGGCGCCTGGGTGGGGGTCAATACCTCAACTCCGAATACAGTGGTGCGCGAAACTCTTCAGCATGTCGTCGGTAAAGGCAAAGAAGTTGTCGGAACTTTTGCAGACTGGGCGCAGTTCGACGAAGTGAAGCCTGAATATAAGATTTCCGCAGAGACTCGATTGGACTTTATGATTAAGAAAAAGTCTTCCGAAAAAATGCATTTCATCGAGGTGAAGAACGTCACTTTGGGCGAAAACGGTGTCGCTAAGTTCCCTGACGCCGTGACTGAACGTGGGCAAAAACATCTGCGCGAGTTGATGGCCTTGATGGAACAGGGGCACACGGCAGAAATCGTTTTCACTATTCAGCGCAATGACTGCGGAACTTTCTCTCCGGCGGATGATATCGACCCTGAGTACGGGAAGCTTTTGCGCGAGGCTTTCCACAAAGGTCTGACGGTGTCTCCGATTGTGGTGGAGCTTAGCCCAATGGAAGCGAGTCTGTCAGAGCAAAAACTTCCTCTGAAGTTTTAG
- a CDS encoding murein L,D-transpeptidase catalytic domain family protein, with protein MKPQKLNQTFKNIFCVSLFTLALAACAPGGMETSATKLADDPQNEPVSTGDGSSSNTGQAVVTPPVTPPASGNSGTTDLPSTSGSGSTSGSTSLAAKYSYVDPTKIVPAGQLKSALAYYDANAAKIKNKDYLSVIDFRQFSGKKRFFIINMKTGEVWAIRVAHGKGSDPDHDGYANSFSNASGSNASSLGYYLAAETYDGSHGYSLKLDGLSSTNSNARSRSVVVHGADYVSEASVIQGRSWGCPAVAMENRTKLINMIKGGSLIYASATEN; from the coding sequence ATGAAGCCTCAAAAACTAAACCAAACATTCAAGAATATATTCTGCGTCTCTTTGTTTACACTGGCTCTGGCTGCCTGTGCGCCCGGCGGCATGGAAACCTCGGCAACCAAACTGGCCGATGACCCACAAAACGAACCTGTCAGTACAGGGGACGGTTCCAGCAGCAATACTGGGCAGGCGGTTGTAACTCCACCAGTGACGCCACCAGCATCAGGCAATTCGGGCACAACAGATTTACCATCGACCTCAGGCTCTGGTTCGACTTCTGGCTCCACATCTTTGGCTGCCAAGTACAGCTATGTGGATCCAACAAAAATCGTCCCAGCGGGGCAATTGAAAAGTGCCCTGGCTTATTACGATGCCAATGCGGCGAAGATCAAAAATAAAGACTATCTTTCAGTGATCGACTTTAGACAGTTCTCTGGAAAGAAAAGATTTTTCATCATCAATATGAAAACCGGTGAAGTGTGGGCCATCCGCGTAGCTCATGGCAAAGGCTCGGACCCTGATCACGACGGCTACGCAAACAGCTTCAGCAATGCCTCGGGTTCAAACGCCAGCTCCTTGGGTTACTACCTGGCGGCAGAAACCTATGACGGCAGCCACGGTTATTCATTGAAACTCGATGGCCTCTCCTCAACCAACTCCAACGCCCGCAGCCGCTCCGTCGTAGTCCACGGAGCCGACTACGTGTCTGAAGCCTCTGTCATCCAAGGCCGCAGTTGGGGCTGCCCCGCCGTAGCCATGGAAAACCGCACCAAGCTCATCAACATGATCAAAGGCGGCAGCCTCATCTACGCCTCCGCCACCGAAAACTAA
- a CDS encoding DsbA family protein: MKAFKFLGLSVLALSLANCAPSAKQLKEAVEKDPSIVFAAIEKAPEQFIEVVNKAAQNAQKQAQEKAVAEESKKRDEEFKNPLKPVIEEDRVIMGVKDAKITIVEYSDFECPYCSKGYATVEEVLKAYPKDVRVVYKHLPLDFHPMAMPAARYFEALAMQDHAKAEKFYHQIFENQGELRSKKEGLLKDTAKKVGADMKRLEKDLKDEKITKRIEADMEEARKFNFSGTPGFLINGVSLRGAYPFSEFKDIIDRQLGVEKPKN, from the coding sequence TTGAAAGCATTTAAGTTTTTGGGTCTCTCTGTGTTGGCACTTTCGCTTGCGAACTGTGCTCCTTCTGCAAAACAACTAAAAGAAGCTGTTGAAAAAGATCCTAGCATCGTTTTCGCTGCGATCGAAAAAGCTCCTGAGCAATTCATTGAAGTAGTTAACAAAGCTGCTCAAAACGCTCAAAAGCAAGCTCAAGAAAAAGCTGTTGCTGAAGAATCTAAGAAGCGTGACGAGGAGTTCAAAAATCCTTTGAAACCGGTTATTGAAGAAGACCGCGTTATCATGGGCGTGAAAGACGCAAAAATCACAATCGTTGAGTACTCTGACTTTGAGTGCCCATACTGCTCTAAAGGTTATGCAACTGTTGAAGAAGTTTTGAAAGCTTACCCTAAAGACGTACGCGTAGTTTATAAGCACTTGCCTTTGGATTTCCATCCTATGGCGATGCCTGCGGCTCGTTACTTCGAAGCACTTGCAATGCAAGACCACGCAAAAGCTGAGAAGTTCTATCACCAAATCTTCGAGAACCAAGGCGAACTTCGTTCTAAAAAAGAAGGTTTGTTGAAAGATACTGCTAAAAAAGTTGGCGCGGACATGAAACGTCTTGAAAAAGATTTGAAAGACGAAAAAATCACAAAGCGTATCGAAGCTGACATGGAAGAAGCTCGTAAATTCAACTTCTCTGGTACTCCAGGGTTCTTGATCAACGGTGTTTCTCTTCGTGGTGCTTACCCATTCTCTGAGTTCAAAGACATCATCGACCGTCAATTGGGCGTTGAAAAACCTAAAAATTAG